In Nematostella vectensis chromosome 3, jaNemVect1.1, whole genome shotgun sequence, the genomic window GACtgtcaaaattatttttttattttttcacttgCTTGAAATTAGTTTAGTTATATAAAGCTTTCAAAATCAAATACCTGAGACTGACATTAATTTATTCTTACTTACAGATTTGGACACAAAGTAGTGGTTGCCAAAGTGCTCCAGGAACAGAATAGCAAATGTAAAGTtaaagtaaagttaaaaatgCCAGCACTTGTCTGTCAGGCCTGTAGCCTGGGAAGGGATCAGGGAATTTTAAAGAAAGGCCCGctcaaataaaagaaaatcgaGTACCAGAGTGAGCTAGGATACCAGGAGAAAAAGGTCCactaagggaaagttcatttttatcctgagggggggggggcataagGATAATGTGGAGGGGCCTTGAGAATTTTTGAGGTCTGAAGGAGGGGCATTGAAAGTGTTTGGATTTTAAAAGGGGGGTAACTGATTCCATTGGGTGTTTTCTCTACTATATAATTTGATGAAGTGTCTaatcagacttcttggtttAACTTGTCACGGTAAgggggcagttatttggcatgcacaatccagCAATCCAGGATACTTATTAAGCCACgttttatctatgcaatgcaaacctgtatacaccctaaatacatctttttatggtttctgctatataatattataagtgcttatgttccatatcacaaatacaaacaaaacatttgaaTGCTATAAGCGCTTCTCTTTCTCCATCATCAATCATTCTCCATCATTAAAATCCTTGCTCATATCTCATTCGCTGTCTTCCTcgctctctttcttttctcttttctcatGCTGCGCTTTTCTTGCAAGGAGAAGATCGAAAAGCATCATATCATTGTTTCCTTCTAATTATATGCTATTAGATTATGGTTAGACCCTTTTCCTTTACtttcctctcctctcctcttccctcaatattgttatattatcggagattattttattataatctACTAGATACACTCCTTCCTTCTGCTGGGactatcttattagaatctactatatatctatttagatcctcttCCTCCTTCTGCTGGACCCCTCGTAATTTTGATATTATAGGAGATTATctttttagaatctactagatgtctatttcaatcctctccttccatctgctttacccctcgatattgtgatattatcggagattatcttattagaatctactggATATCTATAGAGATTCTTTCATCCTCTCTGCTGGACCCCTCGATATTATCGGATATTCGACTGCAAAATCTACGGGACTGTCACGTTTGTAGAACGAGTCTATTATTCAATATTATTAAGTCATGAGattcaataataatcaatgTTCAACACAGCAGCTCTCTAAAGTAATAGTGTCTGATATATATCAGTAATTTGAATGATTTTCTATGTGTAAATcttgtgatattatctgatATTATCAAGTCATGAGATACAATAATTCTAGTTTCAACATGGCAGTTCTAAGGGTATAAGATCTGATAAATATCAGAAATTAGATTTGTGAGCTTTTTTATAACATAGACTAAATATCTGATACTAGAACCCtgtgaagaaaaaaacgaTTTATATACGATTTTAGATGAGTGATAAATATCGTATAAATATCAAAGTGCCAGAAAAGTTCGATATCGCGCCTTTATGgcctttttgcttcttttacaTCATCTATAGCATCATCCATTATCAGGTTGCAACCTGGAGTTAGTCGCatctttgagaaattgagtgccttcaCTCTTTCTAAATTAATGTTTCCAGTCAATTTCTTCCCCTCCACTTTCTGTCCagcttgcagctaatctcttgATCCTTTAACATTGTCATTGCCGTTCCTTTCTTCGATTCTTTCTTTGATTTTCGGGAGTGGGGGGGGCACAGACAATATGGGGGAAGCATTAGGGGGGGGatggaaaattttgttcctcTTGAAGGGAGTCAACTAATTTTATTCCCTTGCTCTTATCAAAATCCTcacacacaccccccccccccctcgggataataaatcaACTTTCCCTAAATGAGAATCATCCCATTCAATAAAGAAGaacatgaaaaaataaaggtgCTAGAGATATTCATTCAATTATGTGtaattaattgtttttccATGATGCTTCTAAAACCATgcaataaggttgcactcaagAATCAATGTGCCATAACCTGCAGGGTATCATGGGTAAAGTGAAATGACTGAATTCTGGTATCTAAAAGGTGTGCAAATGTTTAAAGGAGCATTATGCAAAAATGCCTCAATTTTACAAAAGTGGATTTGTTTGTATTTCTACTTATTTGCTTATCTATTTGATACCATGAGGCACTGCAAGTAACAATACACATTTGCCAAGTGCAACCTTGTTTGAATTTGAAATCAATTTTGCATTATGTGACTTTTTTATTCTAATTGCTATTTTAGTGACATGGAAGAGATTTGAAGTTCATGCAATGCCTAAGATATCCTTGTAAGTAAATTTCTATAGACATTGAACCCTGGAACAGTGGACTGATCCCCTTAATAATGATATTGATAATGAAAATACAGTAGTCAATATTTGGTACATTATGACATCCCAGGACAATTTTCCAAACATAAGAAATATACgaaaaaaaactgaccacTCAAAAAAATTTTATGCTCAATAAAACTTAATTTGTATAAAAATTGTTGTCAACAAGTGGGAATCCTactgaaaacatttttatggAAATCAATTGGAAAtcctaatgaaaaaaaaatatgttttcagtAGGATTTCCACCTGTCAACAACAATGGGCTGTAAtgtatcatcaacatcctcaCAAATTTTTCACAGATTATGATACTTTACTTATAAGCATTTCCATTTGTCAAGTTACTTTTTAATACATGCTCTAATTGAATATCACGAACAATAAGTTGTGTATTCTGTGTAGTTTTCGCAGAGGAAGCCAGTATTTTCTTACACAAGACAAATTCAATGAAGAAGATTTGACAGCTTTTATAGAGAACTTTGAGAAGTATCCCAACCAACGAGTTCCAGATCCTATAGGCATTCTGTAAGTAAGAATAATTACAATGAGTTTGCCattgatgatggtaatgaagTTGATTACTGATATTTACCCTTACTGGACTAAGAAATACTACCAAAGTGTACAAACCTCACAAATTGAGGGTGCATTTTTATAACTTTCAGTGGTGATGGGGACTGACCTTAGAGTATTTTCAGACTTGGATTTTTCAAGATACTATTTTTTCCCCTATACAGCTAACATACAGAGGAATTAGTTTCTTGTATAACCACTTACCATGAAGGGTATGGGTCACGGGCCTTGAGGGGGGTTTCTCCCTATGTCAACGTGATAGGGATGCATGTCATACTTTTACTTGTCAAAATTAGACCTCAGGTATTTTGAATGAGGTATCTAAGAGAAAATAGGCTTTTCCATTTTTGGTATATttcaagggttttttttaatttcctgACATGCATCCTCACATCTTTTACCCTGTAGAAACCAGAAACAATAATTATTCAAATCTTTCAATTGCATTTGTTATCTTAaaattgactatttttattgttttatccttttttttttgtagagatGTGTATGTTGAGAGTGTTATGGAAGATATCAAGGTagatttattataattattattattattattattattattattattattattattattattattgttattgttattgttattattattattattattattattattattattattattattattattttattattattattattattattattattattattacttttactattattattattattattattattattattattattattattattattattattattattattattatattattattattattattattattattattattattattttattattattattattattattattattattattattattattattattattattattattacttttactattattattattattattattattattattattattattattattattattattattattattattattattattattattattattattattattattgctattgttattgttattgttattgttattgttattgatattGAATGTAGTAGAGCCCTCCTAACTTTTGAAGAAAACTGAAATCAGTTCGCATCGATTTGAATTTATAGGGTCAAtatgtaataaaataatatgcatAATGTAAAACACCCatgaaaaaaattacaaaatttcaaccattatcaaaattatgtttttgggAGTAAATTGTTATAAAGCCTTAAAATATAACCAGGGGTTCAAATTAACAGGGAGTTCAAGTTATCCAGGTTTTAGAGTTATCCTATCCAAAGTTACTGAAAATAAGGAACAAATCCAAGGGAAATCTAACTCTATTTGAAATTTAAAGAGTGTACATCActctgttattgtttatcattgaaaatacagtggtttatttgcaagtaaACTACAGGATAACACTCTACGAATGTAGTCtgatgttattgacgatatttgatttaaaatatcttggttGAATCAtcattaaatatttaaaatatctcGCTTGAATTATCCGATGGTGACGGATTCTTTGAGTGACTCGCCATTGTGCGAGGGAATAAAATGGCGGAGTGATTGGCCTTTAAGTTAACGAGTTGCCAgtataaacagataaaaagcGCCCTAACAGATCGATTTCACAGTCGTTTTGAGGTTACTTCCTCTACGACAAGCTTTGCAGCTGGAAAACACAGTGGAACAGTGACTTTACAAAGTTTTCATACTGAATTTTATAATGGCAACTGCGCACTGATAAAGAAGTAGTATTCTCAAAACATCTGTAAAGTCGATCTGTTCTAgcactttttatatttttaaccCACTCACCTAGTATACATCTAGCGCTACCAGCCAGTGGCAAATTCTTCTTCAATATATATTTGAGAAAAATCTTATTTCATTATCACCCAAGAAAGTGCAATAAATTCGTTGCCCTCATAACAGCCGTGATGTGTCATACATGAGAtgattttatgttttttgttttaaatttctAGCATGTTATTCACATCCGTAAGAATGCTGCCGCACTCATTTTCTGTTCTGGCGCACTGTTTGGAGTGATGCTCACGCCAATGCTCAAATGTATCGGGGACTTTTTGATCAACACATTCGCTCAGGTAAACTGATATAAGAAGATTGAATGCAATTGAATGCATAGtgttgcttttttttgtttttgctatttaaaattcattttccCCGAGAAAGGGCAAATTTTTTTATGCTCATATTGACTTGCGAAATTCTCCTCCCCCTATATACCTGTTGTTTTCCGTTTCTGCGTCAATTTTATTTGATATGTGATGTTCTGTCTGGTTTTACTCGCAGTTTGTTTTCGATATgatataactagaaagacacTACAGCCaaactgtagaaaaactagatgtcTTGTGTATATAGTCGTTTTGAAAacaagaaatttttttttttcacctttGCCAAGTGATGATGTGGTGCTCTGTCTGGTTTTACGTCAAGTTTGTTTTCGAACTAGAAGAACTACTGCCGAAATGTACAACTAGATGGCCTGTATATGGTCGTTTTGGAAACAAGTAAATAAATTAACTCAGGTTGATATGGCAGGTTATATGTTGGACACCGAAACGGAGTTGTTTTGCTGATTTTCCGAGCATTTCCTCGGAGCCaaagataattttttccttgtttttgAGATGCCTAGGAATATATAGTTTGACGTATTGTTTTCTCTTTCTCCTTCAATTTGTGaaggaaataaataaacactgTTTTCATGTTGTTCGCCGAAACGGAGTTATTTTGCTGATTTCAAGAatttccttgtttttttcCACCCTTGCCAAGGAATATACTTTGACGTACATATTGTTTCCACATTTTAGGAGCCAGATGGGGAAGATGGGACGGAGAATGAAGATTGTGAAGAAAAGAGTGTCgaggaaaaaaagaataactAATACGTCAGAATAACATGATAGTAGTTAGAAAGGTAGTGTAAGAATACGAAATAAAGGGCTACTAAACCAGGTCCAAACACAATAGACATATGTTCGTCACAATGTATCCATGCTCGATCGActgttgtaattttttttcaaggttTTACGTAAAAGGTTTACGGATTGTCCGGGGACATTTGCTATCATATTTATCAAACTACTTGCGAACTATGTACAAAATGCAGTGTGGTACATTTTTCTCCCGCTGGTTACTTTACCTTAGCAACCACTCGGTTGCTATGGCAAGGGCGAGtgacgagtaaaaaaaaaacagattcgATTCCTTGGAATCAGGATGAAAAATAAAAGCGGATGTTCTGATTGTTTCTGTTCACTAGTGTGGCTCTTCAATCATGCACTGCTTGGTGATGCGTCAAACATCAAACGTGGCGACCAGAAGGTGATGTTTTAACCTAAATTCTACCAAGGTTTTTGAGTTATTGATTTCAATTTACAAATCCCACATCCCTACCAACCAACTTATTAGGTTTGGGCTATATAATGAAGATTTTTGTTGTTCGCTGCAGGGCAGATTTATTTTTGGCTGTTTCTCTGTTGTGAGAAAATATTCATATGAAGGAAGCattcatttcttttctttttcattccGCTACGATTTAAATTCAATTCTTTCATATTCATGCatacaaataataacaaaataccGAATTAACAAATGTCCAAATGTcttaaatatgaaaaataatatgaaaatTGGTAATTAGTGCTCAAGAATCCACGTCAATCATATTTTAAACATGGTTACTGATTGGTCAGTTTATATTGACGTCATATTCCCCCGCAAAATTTCTTACCAGCTTACATTTACACTAACTTATCAAGTATAACATCACACTTTCCACTAACCATTAGAAAGAGCAGCGAACTACAAACCGAGGtaagtaattttctttttcttcaaacataGGATAGTACCAGGCTCTTATAGATCCatataccttattacacttaattttcgcgacgtcaaaatttcgcgattttgagatggccATATATCGCGACACTATTTTCGCTATTTCGTAAAAACCAGGTCACTTTATTTTGCGAGTTTTGGAcaataaaatcaaacaaaccaagtggaattaaaatgtgttttaattattaaaatgtgttttaattattaaaaCTAACAAAAACATGAGTTGGCTAAATTTGGTTCCACAAAAATCTACAAATACAGTTCAGAATTGTtcaactcaaccccttacggtactatatgtacattagagGACTTAATAGACAAGGTATTTTCATAAAGTATATCAAACGGGTAATATTTCACCAAAAGGCTttttgtgtactcacttaaaATTCGCGCATCCaaattttcgcgacactttttTTTCGGGTcactttattttaaatttaaatttaagtgacgcgaaaattaagtgttatAAGGTACTGTCTGACGAAATCTTTATACTATAGATTATTCGTAgttgtattttatttcttatttattttatttcgtagtttttttatttcttttcccATTCTCTCTTAGGTTCTTTTTATATAATGCTAGTAACGAAGACTAATCTTTTGATGCGATACATCAGCCTTTgaaactatttttttctaaggATAGAACCCTATTTgcgggatttttttttgtacctCGGACTCTATTTGTTGGGCGGAATTCGTAATGAGATCCTAGCCATTGTCATTAATACAGCTAATATGTTACCTGATCACTAGTTCGCTAATTAAGTATCATTAACATCTAATTAACTCTCATTAACAACCACTCATCAGATCATGCTATTAGATTCTAAAATTAAATTAGAAAcgtttttaacttttttgtaGAAACTTGGTTTGAATAGAGGAGAGTTTAGCTGAATAGTTCAGATAGTTGAGACATTTTCGGGGGCTGAGATCCAGAAGGCTGGATACTTCGTTTATGTTTTCCGAAAAAGAGACGCAGGAGTTGAGTTTCCCCAGGAGCTTACTTACTTGGCACAAATACAAAGGCCCTTTTGCCACGTGTAGTTATGCCAAGTTCACACGTAGACTTTTCCCCATACAGCTCGATACACACCGTCCCATAACGACAATTCATTCACGAAACATTGGAGTGGAAACGGCACAGATGGCAAATCACACCAACCCCAAAGGGACGCTGAAATGTCTACACGAATTTGAAATTAAAACCGAGTTTGGCTTGTCCAATTTAAGGGTTGACCGCGATGGACTCATTTGGACCAATGCATCCAGCCAAGGTACATTGCTTCAACGTCATGGCTGTATCACGGAGTGCAGCCGGTTGGTCAAGGCTTTGCGAGCGACCAGAAGTATCAGGGAATCTACCCAATGAGCACGCATCAAGGTCTAGCAAGTGACAAGAGGTTTAGTCATATAAACAACACGCTTCCTAACGTTATGCAGATGTGCAACGATTACTTGCTCAGTAACCAGTACATTGGTGAACAGAATGGGACCAACTTCCCCACAACTACTGTCAAGAGGAACTCCATTgaacgacatgacggaaaaacatgacttgacgTTTGCAATAAGCTCgtttcacatcaaataaggaCCATAGTAAAGCTGGCAGGCAACTCAGTGAAAATTCCAAattacttagtgagtaatatcaaacaaaatatcaaatgcggctttttttaaattgatgcgactttttgtaaagtatcattgaaatttgaggtTTTTGCCCTGagcccatacatagcgcaaggatgatcaagaaaaaaaattgtcttaaaaagcagcaaaaatcagggtatgtgcatttcggccactcatttttttgtgttttgaaaaggtAAAATCAGTCTGGAATGCAAGGAACTGCATCTCTTTCTCCATCTCTTCGAAGTGTGCATGTTCAGGGTTATTCCGTCATGTCCCATTGAACTGTATCGCGAAAACTCGAACAACGAACACGAGTCTCTCGATATTCCATACAGTGCAGTCAGAAACGGTTTGTTGGTAGTTGGGACAAGTCGTCAATTGGGAACGCCGACTTCAGTTATAGCATGGAGTGAAGATTTCCGTAACGCCTTTGCGAGTCGACAGCCGACTTTTATGAGCAGCGCCTATAACAAGGTCTTACCAGCTCAAGTTGTCCCTTCTTGCAGTGAGACGCTAGAAAGACGAATAAACGACGATGCTCCGGTAGAGACGGTTACTCGCCCAGCCAGCGGAGTTACAAatgaaacaagtttttttaccatttcccTGGAAGAACCAGCTTTTCAAGCCACTGCAGAACAATGTCAAATGTCCAATGTGAACATGTTTGTCATGATGCCAGATCTGACAACCAAGGTATAAATAAAGAGACGCAAGTATCGCGCACGAATGATTCGCTCTCCGCTACGGACGAGCCGTACGGAAATGGCTGCGCCGGAGTTAGGCCAGAATAGTGCTCGTCCGAGATTGAAAGTGATATGCTGTCAACCCAGGCAATCCGCAAGGATTTCTTGAATGGCCATGCACGTACAGATGACAAGATGTCTGCAAGTGATAGCCTGGAGCGTTCATCTGGGCATTTACCGAACCTTGCCTGCCAGTCTGGTGTTAATCCTGACGGTCCCGCCGACTCCAGTCCTCAAGGGAGCATCCAAGATAAAGAATCGCATTCAGGATCGAGTGAAGATGGCTCCCTGTACACCTCCAATCGCCCCAACGTACAAGATTACTTCCGTATTTCACCTACCTCCGCATTTTGTCGCCTTACAACAGGAATAAAGGTGCCGAAGCAGTTCAGCACGTCTATGGCACAGGAACCGCGGTATGCCCTAAACGCTCACAAACCAATGATGGCTTTCTCTATGAGCATCGGTCAAATGTAAAAGACCTTCTGGGATACGGGGCCTCAGGGTCTAACTACACGTCACGTACAAAAGGCTCCAATCCCGAGTGTTACTTGAAGAGCGTTCCATTGTCCTTGCAGCCGTACGAAATGACTAGTACGCCAAGTAAGCGTTTGCACTTGTCCGAGGATAAACTTAACCAGGCTGGTCACCCAGTGCCTTCAATGGTCACCACAGCGTCTTCAATGGTCACCACAGCGCTCTCAATAAGTGTAACGACAATGAAGTCTTGTCCCTAAATAGGATCACTCAAAGTACTTCCGAGGGTGACAGGAGTGGTCATTCAGGGCAAACCAGCAGTCGATCTGTGCCCGAGGAGTGCGATAAAGGAGAGAGGGGAAACACCCAGCCCAAGCCTGTGTGGTGTTCCGTGTGCCGTAAAAAGCTCAGACGCAAGCAATATCTCAAGGTGAGTGTGGTCTCTATCAGTAAATGTTTAGTTGTTCTGAGTccttttcaaaatatttccaTAATGTTTACTTTTCTAATGTTTACTTACAGGCTCACCTGAGGATACATACAAAAGAGATGCCATACCGCTGCCGCTTCTGCTCAAAAGCGTTCAACCAAGTTGGCAACTGTCGCGTCCACGAGCGAAGACACCGATAGTCCACATCAGCTATATTTAGTTGAGAGGGGTAAAGCTACGCAAGCACGAGCCGGCACGAGCTGAATTGGGTTGAGATTTAacgggggagagggggagggggtagcgCTGGTAGACAAGGGGCTATTGCTAGACGACGTGGGCTCTACCGAGGGTCGAATTAAATCATAATTCTGCTAATTGACAGAAGCTATGGAGGCTGAGTATCGAACACATTTGTATAGTTTGGAAAAGCTTTATAGAACtgctaaaaacaaataatacgAAACGACAAACCACATCGCGCTAGTTGAGACGAACTACATCGCGCTATTGAGACGAACTACATCGCGCTAGTTGAGACGAACAACATCGAGCTAGGTGGGACGAGCTAAATCACCCTAGGTAGGACGAGCTAAATAACGCTAGGTGAGACGAACTACATTAAGCTAGGTGAGACGAACTACATCACGCTAGCTGAGACAAACTACATCACGCTAGGTTAGACGAACTACATCAAGCTAGGTGAACAAACTACATCGAGCTAGGTGGGATGAACTACATAAACTAGGTGAGAGAGCTACATCGCGCTAGGTGAGACGAGCTACATCACGCTAAGTGAGACGTGCTACATCAAGCTAAGTGAGAAGAACTATATTACGCAAGGTGAGACTTCCTATATTGCGCTGTATCGCGCTCGATGGGACGCTCTGTATCGCGCTCGATGGGACGCTCTGTATCGCGCTCGATGGGACGAACAGCATCCCGCTCGATGGGACGGACTGTATCGCGCTCGATGGGACGAACTGTATCGCGCTTGGTGGGACGAACTGTATCCCGCTCGATGGGACGAACTGTATCGCGCTCGAAGGGACGAACTGTATCGTTTCTGTGGGTGAACGAAACAGACCCTTTCAATCAGTTCTGTTCATTCTGACGTTAATGCTAGCGGGTAAGGCTTTGACTACATTCATCTAACATTCGTCAATCTTTATCGCCAATTAGGAACGCTGTTTGTATGTATTCGCAAAACTAGA contains:
- the LOC5511268 gene encoding thioredoxin domain-containing protein; this encodes MARNMFLSLFSVLFCLHLLCISLCQEEIKILDDDSFEHLTQASTGSTTGDWLIAFSSKSESCEACKKIDEAFLAIQKKFGHKVVVAKVLQEQNSKLTWKRFEVHAMPKISFFRRGSQYFLTQDKFNEEDLTAFIENFEKYPNQRVPDPIGILDVYVESVMEDIKHVIHIRKNAAALIFCSGALFGVMLTPMLKCIGDFLINTFAQEPDGEDGTENEDCEEKSVEEKKNN